A single Cupriavidus sp. D39 DNA region contains:
- a CDS encoding phosphatidylglycerophosphatase A, with amino-acid sequence MSANPPGPTAHDPALTLEAGQAAKVTRPTARFMLSHPAHLIALGFGSGLSPVGPGTVGTLYAWVSYLVISMWVQPETWLWLIVGGFVLGLWACARTARDMGVFDHGSMVWDEIVAFWLVMAFVMPTGFWGQLAAFLWFRLFDIVKPAPIGHLDRKLKGPGLRGSFGVMFDDIMAAFYTLLVFALWRSL; translated from the coding sequence ATGTCCGCCAATCCGCCCGGGCCTACCGCGCACGATCCCGCCCTGACCCTGGAAGCCGGCCAGGCCGCCAAGGTCACGCGCCCCACGGCGCGTTTCATGCTCTCGCATCCCGCTCACCTGATCGCCCTGGGCTTCGGCTCGGGACTATCGCCAGTCGGGCCGGGCACGGTCGGCACGCTGTACGCATGGGTGTCCTACCTGGTGATCTCAATGTGGGTGCAGCCGGAAACCTGGCTATGGCTGATCGTCGGCGGCTTTGTGCTGGGGCTCTGGGCGTGCGCGCGCACCGCGCGCGACATGGGCGTGTTTGATCACGGCAGCATGGTCTGGGACGAGATCGTCGCGTTCTGGCTGGTCATGGCCTTCGTCATGCCAACCGGGTTCTGGGGCCAGCTTGCGGCATTCCTGTGGTTCCGCCTGTTCGACATCGTCAAGCCGGCGCCCATCGGGCATCTCGACCGTAAGCTCAAGGGGCCCGGCCTGCGCGGCAGCTTCGGCGTGATGTTCGACGACATCATGGCCGCCTTCTACACGCTGCTGGTGTTCGCCCTGTGGCGTTCGCTGTGA
- a CDS encoding CinA family protein yields MLVSRLLDQLAVQVGISLSEKSLLLATAESCTGGLVAAAITDVSGSSGWFERGFVTYSNEAKSTMLGVPAKLIRDHGAVSEEVARAMAEGALLNSRAQVALSITGVAGPTGGTPEKPVGMVCFGWSNRITTKVETQRFRGDRQQIRRQAAEYAIRGLLELVRNEA; encoded by the coding sequence ATGCTCGTCAGCCGCTTGCTCGACCAACTCGCCGTCCAGGTCGGAATTTCCCTGAGCGAGAAGTCGCTGTTGCTCGCCACGGCGGAGTCCTGCACAGGCGGCCTGGTGGCCGCGGCCATCACGGATGTGTCGGGCTCGTCAGGGTGGTTCGAGCGGGGCTTCGTCACGTATTCGAACGAGGCCAAGTCGACCATGCTGGGTGTGCCGGCCAAGCTGATCCGCGACCATGGCGCGGTCAGCGAGGAAGTGGCGCGCGCCATGGCCGAAGGGGCTCTGCTCAACAGCCGCGCCCAGGTGGCGCTATCGATCACCGGCGTGGCCGGCCCGACCGGCGGCACGCCGGAAAAGCCCGTGGGCATGGTGTGCTTCGGCTGGAGCAACCGCATCACCACCAAGGTGGAAACGCAGCGTTTTCGCGGCGACCGGCAGCAGATCCGCCGCCAGGCCGCGGAATACGCCATCCGCGGCCTGCTTGAGCTGGTCCGCAACGAGGCCTGA
- the pyrF gene encoding orotidine-5'-phosphate decarboxylase: protein MTFTEQLAAAWQRNDSLLCVGLDPDPGKLPLSMTGTGGAIFSFCREIVDATADVVCAFKPQIAYFAAQRAEDQLEQLIAYIHDAHPGIPVILDAKRGDIGSTAQQYAIEAFERYRADAVTVNPYMGLDSLEPYLAYPDRGVIVLCRTSNPGGSDVQFLPVDGKPVYQVVAEAAATRWNTNGQMALVVGATFPAEIAKVREIVGDMPLLIPGIGAQGGDIEATVRAGRTGAGAGMMINSSRAILYASREKDFAAAARNVALQTRETINRFRQG, encoded by the coding sequence ATGACCTTCACCGAGCAGCTGGCTGCAGCCTGGCAGCGCAACGATTCCCTCCTTTGCGTCGGGCTGGATCCCGACCCGGGCAAGCTGCCCCTGTCCATGACGGGCACGGGCGGCGCGATCTTCTCCTTTTGCCGCGAGATCGTCGACGCCACCGCCGACGTGGTCTGCGCCTTCAAGCCGCAGATCGCCTATTTTGCGGCGCAGCGCGCCGAAGACCAGCTCGAGCAGCTGATCGCCTATATCCATGACGCCCATCCCGGGATTCCCGTGATCCTGGACGCCAAGCGCGGCGACATCGGCTCGACCGCGCAGCAATACGCCATCGAGGCCTTCGAGCGTTACCGGGCCGATGCGGTCACGGTCAATCCCTATATGGGCCTGGATTCGCTCGAGCCGTACCTGGCCTATCCGGATCGCGGCGTGATCGTGCTGTGCCGCACGTCCAATCCCGGCGGCTCCGACGTGCAATTCCTGCCGGTGGACGGCAAGCCCGTGTACCAGGTGGTGGCCGAGGCGGCCGCCACACGCTGGAATACCAATGGACAGATGGCGCTGGTGGTGGGGGCGACCTTCCCCGCTGAGATTGCCAAGGTGCGCGAGATCGTGGGCGACATGCCGCTGCTGATCCCCGGCATCGGCGCTCAGGGCGGCGATATCGAGGCCACCGTGCGCGCCGGGCGCACCGGCGCTGGCGCCGGCATGATGATCAATTCGTCGCGCGCCATCCTCTATGCCAGCCGCGAGAAGGATTTCGCGGCCGCTGCGCGCAACGTCGCGCTGCAGACGCGCGAAACCATCAACCGCTTCCGCCAGGGCTGA
- a CDS encoding DMT family transporter produces MHLNRRSLVLLVILTLAWGINWPIMKLGVAHFPAMGFRLLCMAGGVLALGLALRLRGESLRMPPGQWPTVIKLAIPNMVIWHLLAICAVKMLSSGRAAILGYTMPIWAVVWGLVLFRERIGAAAWIGIACALAGTVLLLSGEIAALAGSPGGTLLMLAAAAGWGFGTQMMKRSKTELPVGVLTFWMLVVTLPFLLLGTLLLEQGWRLPNAVEWGAIAYNAVVVFAFCHLVWFMLARRLPPVVSGLSMMFIPVVGVFSGMWMLGEQPHWQDYTAIVLMFAALASVLLSPLLRRWREGPRTA; encoded by the coding sequence ATGCATCTCAATCGCCGCAGCCTGGTGTTGCTCGTCATCCTCACCCTTGCCTGGGGCATCAACTGGCCCATCATGAAACTCGGCGTGGCGCACTTCCCGGCCATGGGGTTTCGCCTGCTCTGCATGGCCGGCGGCGTGCTGGCGCTGGGCCTGGCCTTGCGCCTGCGCGGCGAATCGCTGCGCATGCCGCCCGGGCAGTGGCCGACCGTGATCAAGCTGGCGATTCCCAATATGGTGATCTGGCACCTGCTGGCCATCTGCGCCGTCAAGATGCTGTCATCCGGGCGCGCCGCCATCCTCGGCTACACCATGCCGATCTGGGCCGTGGTCTGGGGCCTGGTGCTGTTTCGCGAGCGCATCGGCGCGGCGGCCTGGATCGGCATTGCCTGCGCGCTGGCCGGCACGGTCCTGCTGCTGTCCGGCGAGATCGCGGCGCTGGCCGGCAGCCCCGGCGGCACGCTGCTGATGCTGGCCGCGGCGGCGGGCTGGGGCTTCGGCACGCAGATGATGAAGCGCAGCAAGACCGAGCTGCCGGTCGGTGTGCTGACCTTCTGGATGCTGGTGGTCACCCTGCCCTTCCTGCTGCTCGGCACGCTGCTCCTCGAGCAGGGCTGGCGCCTGCCGAACGCCGTGGAATGGGGCGCGATCGCCTATAACGCGGTAGTGGTGTTCGCCTTCTGCCACCTTGTGTGGTTCATGCTGGCGCGCAGGCTGCCGCCGGTGGTGTCGGGCCTGTCGATGATGTTCATTCCGGTGGTCGGGGTGTTTTCCGGCATGTGGATGCTGGGCGAGCAGCCGCACTGGCAGGACTACACCGCCATCGTGCTGATGTTCGCCGCGCTGGCCTCGGTGCTGCTCTCGCCGCTGCTTCGGCGCTGGCGCGAAGGGCCGCGCACGGCATGA
- the corA gene encoding magnesium/cobalt transporter CorA translates to MINLFVLQKGRLAQEQVDDRNELLQHKPIWIDVISPDDEELAWIKEAYGVALPELEDLGDLEASARYFEGEDENIHIRTDFLLDEEDISRNVRVAFVLTRDVLFSIHDEDLPVFRLVRLRARMRLGSVRNAKDVLMDLYATDAEYSADSIEEVYERLEEASKRVLAENVTDAAAADVLETIAREEDLNGRIRRNVMDTRRAVSFLMRSQLLSAEQQDEARQILRDIDSIENHTAFLFDKINFLMDATVGFININQNKIIKLFSVVSVALMPPTLIASIYGMNFKFMPELDWAAGYPWAIALMAVSAAIPLVYFKRKGWLS, encoded by the coding sequence ATGATCAACCTGTTCGTCCTGCAGAAAGGCCGGCTCGCACAGGAGCAGGTCGACGATCGCAATGAACTTCTGCAGCACAAGCCGATCTGGATCGATGTCATCAGCCCCGATGACGAGGAACTCGCCTGGATCAAGGAAGCCTACGGCGTAGCCCTGCCGGAGCTGGAGGACCTGGGCGACCTGGAAGCCTCGGCCCGCTACTTCGAGGGCGAGGACGAGAACATCCATATCCGCACCGACTTCCTGCTCGACGAGGAAGATATCTCGCGCAACGTGCGCGTGGCGTTCGTGCTCACGCGCGACGTGCTGTTCTCCATCCACGACGAAGACCTGCCGGTGTTCCGGCTGGTGCGGTTACGCGCGCGCATGCGCCTGGGCTCGGTGCGCAACGCCAAGGACGTGCTGATGGACCTGTACGCCACCGATGCCGAATACTCGGCGGACTCCATCGAGGAAGTCTACGAGCGGCTGGAAGAAGCCAGCAAGCGCGTGCTGGCGGAGAACGTGACCGATGCCGCCGCGGCCGACGTGCTGGAAACCATCGCCCGCGAGGAAGACCTGAACGGCCGCATCCGCCGCAACGTGATGGACACGCGCCGCGCGGTCTCCTTCCTGATGCGCAGCCAGTTGCTGTCTGCCGAGCAGCAGGACGAAGCCCGCCAGATCCTGCGCGATATCGACTCCATCGAGAACCACACCGCGTTCCTGTTCGACAAGATCAACTTCCTGATGGATGCCACGGTCGGTTTCATCAACATCAACCAGAACAAGATCATCAAGCTGTTCTCGGTGGTGTCGGTGGCGCTGATGCCGCCTACGCTGATCGCCAGCATCTACGGCATGAACTTCAAGTTCATGCCGGAGCTGGACTGGGCCGCAGGCTATCCGTGGGCCATCGCGCTGATGGCCGTGTCGGCGGCGATCCCGCTGGTGTACTTCAAGAGGAAGGGCTGGCTGAGCTGA
- the mtgA gene encoding monofunctional biosynthetic peptidoglycan transglycosylase: MRWLAYLLGTLIAGVLAMQVYFFLQIAAWQTVNPSSTAFLRAEQWRLCGFKFWSCQVDRRWVGYDDISRNLKRAVIASEDADFVNHPGYELDAMLDAWERNKKRGHIVRGGSTITQQLAKNLFLSSEQHYLRKGQELAITWMLEFWLDKQRIYEIYLNSVEWGEGVFGVEAAAQHYFKTSAAKLSVGQAARLAAALPAPKCFDKKEYCANVRVNFKVKANIIARRMGAATLPD; the protein is encoded by the coding sequence CTGCGCTGGCTCGCCTACCTGCTTGGCACGCTGATCGCAGGCGTGCTGGCCATGCAGGTGTATTTCTTCCTGCAGATCGCTGCCTGGCAAACCGTGAACCCGTCATCCACGGCGTTCCTGCGGGCCGAGCAGTGGCGCCTGTGTGGCTTCAAGTTCTGGAGCTGCCAGGTGGATCGCCGCTGGGTGGGCTATGACGACATCTCCCGCAACCTCAAGCGCGCGGTGATCGCCAGCGAGGACGCCGACTTCGTCAACCATCCCGGCTACGAGCTCGACGCCATGCTCGATGCGTGGGAGCGCAACAAGAAGCGCGGGCACATCGTGCGTGGCGGATCCACCATCACGCAGCAACTGGCCAAGAACCTCTTCCTCTCGTCCGAGCAGCACTACCTGCGCAAAGGCCAGGAGCTGGCCATCACCTGGATGCTCGAGTTCTGGCTCGACAAGCAGCGTATCTACGAGATCTATCTGAATTCGGTGGAGTGGGGCGAGGGCGTGTTCGGCGTGGAGGCCGCGGCCCAGCATTACTTCAAGACCAGCGCCGCCAAGCTGAGCGTGGGCCAGGCAGCGCGCCTGGCCGCCGCGCTGCCGGCGCCGAAGTGCTTCGACAAGAAGGAGTACTGCGCCAATGTGCGCGTGAACTTCAAGGTCAAGGCCAATATCATCGCGCGCCGCATGGGCGCGGCCACGCTGCCGGACTGA
- the aroE gene encoding shikimate dehydrogenase translates to MQSQTPADRYVVIGNPIAHSRSPAIHAAFAQQTGEAVVYERLLAPLDGFVATVRAFFDGGGHGLNVTVPFKLEAYDLAERLTPRAESAGAVNTMWIEDGVIHGDNTDGVGLTRDIEVNLDTLLEGKRILLLGAGGAAMGAMLPLIACRPDRIVVANRTPQRASDILENVAQQADEYGVELWGGGFDALAGLTDEDACDVVINATSSSLQGELPPVPAELLGKDVLAYDMMYGAQPTVFLKFAAQCGARTSDGLGMLVEQAAEAFYNWRGVRPATAPVLATLRAALQAEAAR, encoded by the coding sequence ATGCAATCCCAGACTCCCGCCGACCGTTACGTCGTGATCGGAAACCCCATCGCGCACAGCCGCTCGCCCGCCATCCATGCCGCGTTCGCGCAGCAGACCGGCGAGGCTGTCGTGTACGAGCGCCTGCTGGCGCCGCTCGATGGGTTCGTTGCCACCGTGCGCGCCTTCTTCGACGGCGGCGGCCACGGCCTGAACGTGACCGTGCCTTTCAAGCTCGAAGCCTACGACCTGGCCGAGCGCCTGACGCCGCGCGCCGAGAGCGCGGGCGCGGTCAACACCATGTGGATCGAGGACGGCGTGATCCACGGCGACAACACCGACGGTGTCGGCCTCACGCGCGACATCGAAGTCAACCTGGATACCTTGCTCGAAGGCAAGCGCATCCTGCTGCTGGGCGCGGGCGGCGCCGCCATGGGCGCCATGCTGCCGCTGATCGCGTGCCGCCCGGATCGCATCGTGGTGGCCAACCGCACGCCCCAGCGCGCCAGCGATATCCTGGAAAACGTGGCCCAGCAGGCCGACGAGTACGGCGTGGAATTGTGGGGCGGCGGCTTCGACGCGCTGGCGGGTTTGACGGATGAAGACGCCTGCGACGTGGTCATCAACGCCACCAGCAGCAGCCTGCAGGGCGAACTGCCGCCGGTGCCGGCGGAACTGCTGGGCAAGGACGTGCTGGCCTACGACATGATGTACGGCGCCCAGCCCACCGTATTCCTGAAGTTCGCCGCCCAATGCGGCGCGCGCACCAGCGACGGGCTGGGCATGCTGGTCGAGCAGGCTGCCGAGGCCTTCTACAATTGGCGTGGCGTGCGGCCCGCCACCGCACCCGTGCTGGCAACGCTGCGCGCTGCGCTGCAGGCCGAAGCCGCGCGCTAA
- a CDS encoding energy transducer TonB, whose amino-acid sequence MAKALVVSLLAHALLLTVRVVAPEAFEIKRTDAALDVVLVNSKSAQRPQNPTVLAQANLDGGGEHDQQRATTPLPAQTVTKDGDLVRQMQRRVEQMEQEQQRLMTQSREAAPPVHSQPLKPGQQRVENPLRGQDERTSLDEMAKLEAEIGRNLEQYAKRPKRYQLTATSAQEVEYAQYYDRLRQKIEARGTSDFPQRNGKPLYGQLILVINVNRQGRLGYNRDGYNIDAIDVVKSSGDPALDRQAVAIVRAAAPFGGFTAQMQARQDILEVISTFKFSRSGLETRLQSR is encoded by the coding sequence ATGGCCAAGGCGCTGGTCGTCTCGTTGCTGGCCCATGCCTTGCTGCTGACCGTGCGCGTCGTGGCGCCGGAGGCGTTCGAGATCAAGCGTACCGATGCCGCGCTCGACGTGGTGCTGGTCAATTCCAAGTCGGCGCAGCGCCCGCAGAACCCAACCGTGCTGGCCCAGGCCAACCTCGACGGCGGCGGCGAGCACGACCAGCAGCGCGCGACCACGCCGCTGCCGGCCCAGACCGTCACCAAGGACGGCGACCTGGTGCGCCAGATGCAGCGCCGCGTGGAGCAGATGGAGCAGGAACAGCAGCGGCTGATGACGCAGTCGCGCGAAGCCGCGCCGCCGGTGCACAGCCAGCCGCTCAAGCCCGGCCAGCAGCGCGTGGAAAACCCGCTGCGTGGCCAGGACGAACGCACCTCGCTTGACGAGATGGCCAAGCTCGAAGCCGAGATCGGCCGCAACCTCGAGCAATACGCCAAGCGGCCCAAGCGCTACCAGCTCACCGCCACCAGCGCGCAGGAAGTGGAATACGCGCAGTACTACGACCGCCTGCGCCAGAAGATCGAAGCGCGCGGCACAAGCGATTTCCCCCAGCGCAATGGCAAGCCGCTCTACGGGCAGCTGATCCTGGTGATCAACGTCAACCGGCAGGGCCGGCTTGGCTACAACCGCGATGGCTACAACATCGATGCCATCGACGTGGTCAAGAGCTCGGGCGATCCCGCGCTGGACCGCCAGGCGGTCGCCATCGTGCGGGCGGCGGCGCCGTTCGGCGGGTTCACGGCGCAGATGCAGGCGCGCCAGGACATTCTCGAAGTGATCTCCACATTCAAGTTTTCGCGCAGTGGGCTGGAAACTCGCCTGCAGTCCCGATGA